From the bacterium genome, the window AGAATAACGAGTGTAGGATTGGGGATCGTGTCAGGATCATGGAGACAAGGCCGCTGTCGAAGCGGAAGCACTGGCGGTTGGTTGAGATAGTTGAGAGAGCCAAGTAGGAGGTTCTTGGTCTGAGGACTGTGAGGCGAAATGATCAGAATGATGACTTCCCTCGACGTCGCCGACAATTCGGGGGCGAAGAGGTTATCTTGTATATCGGTATTGGGTGTTTCGGGTCGGAAGACGGCATCGATAGCGGACATTGTGACGGCATCCGTCAAGGAGGCTACCCCTGGTTCAAACGTTCCGAAGGGTGAGAAGGTTCGTGCTGTGATAGTTCGGTGTGCCAAGGAGGTCAGGCGTAGAGACGGGTCGTATATTAGGTTTGACAGGAATGCGGCAGTTTTGATAGACAAGCAGAATGAGCCCATCGGAACTCGAG encodes:
- the rplN gene encoding 50S ribosomal protein L14; this translates as MIRMMTSLDVADNSGAKRLSCISVLGVSGRKTASIADIVTASVKEATPGSNVPKGEKVRAVIVRCAKEVRRRDGSYIRFDRNAAVLIDKQNEPIGTR